The DNA region ACCCCGTTCAGGCTTTCAAGGATGCCGTATTCGCGGTGGCATCTCGGGGGATTCGCTGGGCATTCGTATTCGGCAATCATGATACGGAAGGCGATATTACGCGGGAGGAATTATTGAAGGCTGCCAGGGATATTCCCGGCTGCTGCGCGGAGCCCGGGCCGCCGGAAATTAGCGGCGTCGGCAACTATACACTTCCTATATACGGAAAGAGGGGAGATACGGCTGAAGCCGTGCTGTATTTTTTCGATTCGGGCGAGATGTCAAAGCATCCGGCCGTCGAAGGGTATGATTGGATCCGGCGCGATCAGATCCGCTGGTATGAGATGGCGTCCGCCGCATACGGCGTGAAGCGTGGCGGCGAATCCATGCCGGCATTGGCCTTCTTCCACATCCCGCTTCCGGAATACAAGGATGTGTGGGAACGCCGGACGTGTTATGGCAACAAGTTTGAGGCGGTATGCTGCCCGCAGCTGAACACCGGTCTGTTCGCGGCCATGCTGGAGCGGGGCGATGTGATGGGGACGTTCGCTGGACATGATCATATTAACGATTACTGGGGCGAGCTCTTCGGCATCCGTCTTTGTTACGGCAGAGCTACTGGTTATGGCACCTACGGCCGGGAAGGCATGCTCCGTGGTGCGAGGGTTATTCGCCTGCATGAAGGACAACGGCAGTTCGACACTTGGATTACGCTGAGCGACGGCTCGCAGATTCGGGAACAGGAGAAGCATGAACCCGAGACGCCCCTCTGATACACGATAATAGTCAAAAACACACCTCTTATGAAATGTACGGAAAAGATCCGGTGGTTTCATGGGAGGTGTGTTTGGTTTTTCGTTATGATCCTTATCCGTTCCTAAGCAGTCGCAGCAGCAGCTCCGCCTTAGGGGGCGTATAGCTCGGGTCCTCTTGGGACTTCAACGTCATTAATCCAGATTTGCGGATAAGAAGCGTGAATTGCCTATAACTCCCCTTGTGTTCGCTCTGAAATTTTGGGACAATACAGAGTGGACGATCGTGGTCCACAGCTCTTTAGATTTTGGCAATGCCTTATAATAAATGCAGTTATATAGAAAGAGGACATCCATCATGAATAAACCATCCATTTATGGATTGACATTAGACCAGCTGGTCGATTGGCTCGGCCAGCGGGGTCATAAGAAGTCCCGGGCGACCCGGGTATGGGAATGGCTGTACCGATCACGGGTTACGGCATTTTCGGAGATGACCGATGTGCATCCTTCATGCCTTGAGCTGCTGGAGGAGCGCTTTGCGATTGTGACGCTGGAGGAGCATACGAAACAGGAGTCGATGGACGGGACGGTCAAGTTTCTGTTCAGGCTGGCTGACGGCAACCTGATCGAGACGGTGCTCATGCGCCATAAATTCGGGTTGTCCGTCTGCGTAACAACCCAAGTTGGCTGTAACATTGGCTGCAGCTTCTGCGCCAGCGGCCTTCTGAAGAAGAGCCGGGATCTGACGGCTGCGGAAATCGTCGAGCAGGTAATGCAGGTTCAGCTTCATCTGGACCGCCGAGACCAAGATGAGCGGGTCAGCCACCTGGTCGTGATGGGAATCGGCGAGCCGTTCGATAACTACGACAACATGGCGAACTTTATCCGGGTGATCAAGGACCATAAGGGACTTGCTATCGGACCGCGGCATATCACGGTATCCACCAGCGGGCTTGCCGGGAAAATCATCGAGTTTGCGGACAGCGACCTGAATACGAATCTGGCGATCTCCCTGCATGCGCCGAACAATGAGCTGCGCACAAGGATTATGAAGATCAACAAGGCCATCCCGATCGAGAAGCTGATGGAGGCCATCGATTATTATTTGGAAAAAACAAAGCGCCGCATTACGCTCGAGTACATTCTGCTGAAGGATGTCAATGATCAGCGGGAGCATGCGCTTGAGCTTGCGGAGCTGGTTGGCGAGCGTCGCAGCCTGGCGAACGTTAACCTCATCCCGTACAACCCGGTCGATGAGCACAGTCAGTATCAGCGGAGCTCCAAGGAGACGATCACCGCGTTTTACGATACGTTGAAGAAACAGGGCATCAGCGTCAGCGTACGGCTGGAGCACGGCACGGATATCGATGCCGCCTGCGGCCAATTGCGGAGCAAGCAGATCAAGAAGGCGCATTAACCGGGCAACCGGAGGCTGCTGCCTTAAGAGCTGCGGGGAAAGCATAGCCTTAAGCGGGATATGCTTTTTTCTTGTTGGAGAACCTCGATTGCCTTGCTATGACATCAAGTGAAAGGAATGAACGAATATGCTGGAAACCCATCCGGTTGTGAAAAAGCTGCAATATAAAGACCTGGGTCAACCCGTGTTGATCTTGAACGCGCCGGAGGCCTATCAGGAGGTTGTCCGCTCGCTGCAAGGGGAGGTTTATACGGAGCCGGTGCAGGCGCCCTATGATTTCGTTCAGGCGTTCGGAGCAAGCAACGAGCAGCTTCGGGAGCTGGCCAAGATTGCGGCGAGTGCCGTAACGGATAACGGCTTGCTCTGGCTCTGCTATCCGAAGAAGACGTCCAAGACCTACAAGAACTCGGATTGCAGCCGGGACAGCATCGCCGGCATTTTGGCGGATGAAGGCTATGAGCCGGTGCGGCAGATTGCCATCGACGAGGATTGGTCGGCCCTCCGTTATCGGAAGGTGGAGCAGATCAAGACGATGACGAGATCTTTCGCTACCACCGCGAAGGGCAAGGAACGGACTGGCCAAGGGGAAAAGGAATAACCCGTGACAGCGGCTGCAGCTTTCCCTTTGATATGACACGAGAGGGACCCTGATCAGGGGGTCCCTCCTTAGTTGATGCGCAGAAGGCTATATGCTTCGCTATCCGTGATGAGAGCGGTACTTGGATCGAATCTTTTTACGGCGAGCATCCCGATTTATCGCCTTGCTGCCGCTCCCGCCGCCGACGGCTTGCTGCTGCCGGGTGCCCCGGCTTTCGATTGCTGAATTGGTGCCGCCTGTGCTGAAGGCTCCTGCACCGCTTGCGATTTGGGTGGCTGAGCTGTCACGGCCTGATCTCGGCAGCCTGACCACCTGCTTATTAATAACGAATACAACTTCTTTCTGATGCTTCTTGGACTTGGGAATCTTTCCATCCGGTTTAGCGCCGTGATGAAGCGAGTTTTTCAGGCCGAGGTTTTTGGCGATGCCGCCCGCGCCGACGCTTTCTTGCTGGTACGTAAACGGAGAGCGGATCGCGGCGTTGTTCCCGGCAGCGCTGCTTTTGCCCGCCCCGCTCGCAATTTGCGTCGTGTTCGGCGCATTAGTGAATTGATCATTCACGACAACGGTAAACCGTTCGATCCCGCCAAGCGGAGAGGTTAGAGAATACCGGTGATTGCCTTTCTCCACGGTAATCGTCAGATGGTCCTTGGTCGGCAATTTGCGTCAACTCCTTTTTTAGTCGTCAGAACGACTTCTTCTTGATGGTAGAACACTTGCAGGATCAGGTGTAAGAGATAGATGCATAGAGAACCGGAAATTGATCCATTTGTCCTCCGGAACAAGGACCTACCTGAAGGTGTGACAAGGTCTTCCTTGGTTTATAATGTAGAAATGTGACAGAAAGGGTGAGGTTTATGCTGACGATTAAGGAATACAGCGTAGAGTTGATTCAAGATCCGTTCGGGATCCTGGCTGGGCAGCGATATGAGTTTGTATGCGATCTGGACGTGCCGGAGGAGGACGAGCTTTATTCCGAACAGGGAGTTTATTTGCGGGTGATATTCCTCAAAGACGGGGAGAATTCGCGAATCGTAAAATATGACTTCTACGAGCGAACGACCGATCGGTATCTTGATTTTGATATGGAGCCGGAAGAAGAGGAGGAGCTCGCCGCGTTCTGTAAAGAACATGCGCAGGTTGAGGTCTGATTCAAAACGGTATTCTTTTGCAAACAAATTGGTAACAATGATGGAGGGCGCCCTGAGAAGGGTGTCTTTTTTTGATCTTATAATGTTATAAAACATAACATCAATTAGGTGTTTTAATGAAATTCGTTAATATTTACCAATGAATTATGTTAATTATATTGACTTAAAATCGATGACTCTTGTATAATCACACCAGAATCTCATGATATATGTTCGAAAATATGACATAATAATTGTTTTCTACTGGTCAGTTGCGTAAGATTATCTTTTACAAAGGAGAGATGATGCATGGAGAGAGCCGAGGTCACAGGACGAATCATGGAGGCCAAGCGCAAATTGGGATTAAAGTGGATCGATATCGCAAGCGTAATCGACCGTTCGGAGGCCTGGACGGCAACGGCGCTGCTCGGACAGGGAACGCTGACGAATGAAGAAAGTGCCAAGGTCGGGGATCTGCTTGGACTGGATCCGGAAGCGGTTGCGGCATTAACTGTTATTCCATACCGGGGAACGACGGTGCCCATGCCTCCTACGGACCCGCTCATTTATCGCTTCTATGAAATTTTGCTGGTGTACGGACCGGCGATCAAGGACTTGATTCACGAGAAATTCGGGGACGGCATCATGTCTGCGATCGATTATGAAATGGATATACAGCGTGTGGAGGATCCGAAGGGAGACCGGGTGGTCGTGACGTTAAACGGAAAGTTCCTGCCATATAAAAAGTGGTAATGAATGCGGTTTGCTCTGTCGATCGTTCTTCTTTCATCCCGTTACGCGGCGGTTTCGATACATCTAGAAGGAGGGATATACCATGTCATATGTAAAGCCGGATCAAGTAGTAGAGGCCATGATTCAAGCGGGGACGACCAAATCGCAGCTGACCGTTGCCCAAATGCTGCTGCGGGGATTGTTGGGCGGAGCCTTGCTTGGATGTGCCACGACGCTGGCCTTTACGGCGACGGCCCAGACGGGGATCGGCATGGCGGGTGCCTTGTTGTTTCCTGCCGGATTCGTCATTATTGTGCTGCTAGGGCTGGAGCTGGTTACGGGTAACTTTGCCCTCATTCCGCTCGCGGTTATGGAGAGGAAAACAACGGTCTCGCGGATGCTGGCCAGCTGGGCGTGGGTATTTGTCGGGCATCTCATCGGCTCGGCATGCTATGGCCTGCTCTATTACGCCGCGGTAACGCAATTCGGACATGTACAAGAGGGCGGCGTTATTGATCTTATAAGGAGCGCTGCTGAAGCGAAAACGGTTGGTTATGCTTCGCTTGGCTGGGCGGGGATGGGAACGGTGTTTATAAAGGCGGTGCTGTGCAACTGGATGGTGTGCCTGGGGGCCGTCATGGCTAATGTCTCCCAGACCACGGGCGGCAAGATTGCCGCGATGTGGCTGCCGATTGTCATATTCTTCGGCCAAGGCTTTGAGCATGCGGTCGTCAATTTGTTTGTCATTCCGACCGGGATGCTGATGGGAGCGGGCGTCAAGCTGGGGGATTGGTGGCTCTGGAATCAAATCCCCGTGACGCTTGGCAACATCGCCGGCGGATTCCTGTTTACGGGACTTGCACTGTATCTGACGCAAAAAAAGCCTGTCGTTCCGCCGGTTGTCGAGCTGAATTCCTCGCATAAGGCCAGCTAACCGTGACGGCGGCAGCCGGCTGGATGGGGCTCCGGAAATCCGTCAGCCCCATATGTATCCGTCGATCAGTCGCCCCCTATGTAACGAAGGCGGCGCTTCTTCTAGAGATACGGCTATCTTGAAATCAATACGAAAGGGAAAGAATGATTAAACCTAAAAATATCCCTTGCATTTACCCGCTCCCATCTGTTACTCTGAATGCAACTTAGAATGAACGGAGGGTTACGTGTGTTGGATTTTTCCCGATTGAGATCTTTTCGCGGCTAATGGAATACGCGTGGAAGTGACCTGCTGCTCAAGCAGGGTAATCGGGATGGGTCTGCCAATTTTACGTAACCCATGGTCATGAGTGTCGAATAGATTATTCCATCCGAAGCAGGCGGTGCTGACTTGGTGTGCCATTTGCTGTCTTTCGGATTGGGTTATTTTCGTGCACTCGGACATAGAGGGCTCGTGGCGGAAGCAAGCGCCCCGTTTTCGATTACCTGAGCACAGGCGATGATTTGCCTGTGCTTTTTGTTGTTTTTGACTCAAGATGCTTGCATGTTGATAACGATAACAAGGAGGCGTTTTTATATGACAACAGCTCATTCTCAGGATTATTCCGAGGTTATCCGGGAGATGGTGACGATCGCGGGGGAGCACGGCGTGCAATTGAGCCCTGACGGTATTGAAATGAATGAATCGGGAATGGATTTTCTGGTCGGCATTGCCCAGGATGCCGAGGGTGTATCTTGGGTGCTGCGTAAGCCGCGGCGAGAGGATGTGCTCGAACGGGCGGATAATGAGGCGCGGGTGCTTAAACTGATTCAGCCTCGTCTGCCGGTTGCTGTACCGGATTGGCGGATCTACACGCCCGAGCTTATCGCTTATCCGCTGCTTAGCGGTCAGCCCGCCGCATCCGTCGGCGGGGAGGGTTATGCGTGGAACATGGATCCCGTGCAGCCGGGCGAGCGATTCATCGCTTCGCTGGCGGGGGCGCTGGCAGCACTCCACGGCATTGATCACGAGGATGCCCGGGTAGCCGGCCTTCGGGTGAAGAGTCCGCAGGAAGCCCGGGAAGAGATGGCTAGGAATATGGAGGAGGTGCGCAGCCGCCTTGGAGTATCCGCGGCGCTGTGGGAGCGCTGGCAGAAATGGATCGGGGATGACTCCTATTGGCCGGGCCACTCGTCGCTTATTCATGGCGACCTCCATCCTCCGCATATTTTGATCGGCAGTCAGGTCCAAGTCACCGGGCTTTTGGATTGGACGGAGGCTGAAGTGACGAATCCGGGCAAGGATTTCATTCTGTACTATGCCGTACACGGCGAGGAAAACCTGAAGCTGCTGCTGGAGCGATACGAGCAGGCCGGCGGGAAGGTATGGCCGCGGATGTATGATCATATCGTAGAGCAATATGCGGCGTATCCGGTGGCTGTCGGACAATTTGCTTTGCTGACGGAACAGGAAGAAGTGCTCGCGATGGCCCGCAACATGCTGGGGCTGACCTAATACGCAACATCATTTATGCAACGATCCCTGCCTATCCGGGATGCCGGAGGGAATCGCTTGAGCCCAAGAGCCAGTCGATGGAAAATTCGGTTGGCTCTTTTTTTATTCACTGGTTTTTGCGGAAGCTATTAGGAAGTGCTCATAATCCTCTGATTTTATGACAACCTTAAAGGGTAAGGTTCTTTAACTGGGAAAAGCAACGATAATCCTGGCGGGGAAGTGATCCTAAGGATCCACCATTGAAATCGCTGCCGGATGCGTGCAGGATATTTACAGGCTAATCAAGAAATATTTGGAAAGGCTGTTCGTCATATAATGATCATGAAGCGGCATTGACTGGCGGAGAGCGATCCACGGCCGTATATGGCATGGGTTGCGGAATTTACATACTTGTCGATATTTTGGTCTGGGAAATATGTTATTCTAAACATACTTACCAGCATTGTAGCCCACACGAATTGATGGATTAGGGAGGGGATTGATCTTGAATATTGAAGTGCGTTTATGCCCGAAAGAACAGTCATTTATTCTGCATAACCTCTATCCGCTGTACTTGCATGACATCGCTGAAATATGGGGGATCCATCCTAACCGATATGGAGTGTTTGAGAAGGGGGATGTGCCGACCTTGAGCGAGCAGAGCAAGCTGCTCGACGTGTGGTGGGAACAGCCGTCGGTTCTTTTTCCATATTTGATCACGGTGGATGACGTTGCGGCCGGTTTCGCGTTGGTTTCTACGCCGCCGCAGGTTCCGTCGGCAAATATTCAATATTACTTAAGCGACTTTTTTGTGCTTCGGACTTATCGAAGACAAGGTGTAGCGCGGCGGGCGGCTGAGCTTGTGTTCGATCAGTTCCAAGGCGCATGGGAGCTTCAGACCAACCCGACGGAACGGAATATGAGCACCCAGATTTTTTGGCGCAAGACGCTGAATACCTACACAGGCGGAAAATACTCCGAACTGGATGGCGTCCATCCGGAAAAGGGAGAAATGCTGGTATTTCGGTTCACCAACAAGTAGGACGGAATTTGTACCTGGCTGCCCGTTGGTGGATGAATTTCGGACTTGACAGCTAATCGCAAGCGGATTAAACTGAATAAAATTTTCAAGCAAATGCGCTGAAGAGGACGCCGGCATCCTATGGATGCTTCGAATCAGAGAGCTGCTGGTTGGTGCGAAGCAGCTGAAGCGGCGATGCACGGCCATCACCTCGGAGCAGATCAGTCGATCGTCGATGACGTGAGGCTGATCCGGGAGTCCCCTGTCGTTATTCCGGGGCATCATGGATCGATGATGGCGAAGAGTGCGTGCCGGAAAGCGCCGGTACGAATCAGGGTGGTAACGCGGAGCTAGGCTCCGTCCCTATAGGGATGGAGTCTTTTTGTCGTTTATCGGCCCGGGAAATGAGAGGAGAGGGTGGAGTATGATGCTGGGGAGGCTGGTGCCCATGGATGAGGCGCTGGAAGGGGAGGCTTTCAAAGCGGACGAGGTTCCGTATAATCTGCTCCATTTGATCGGAGCCGCGCCAGAGATGCCAAGCTTTAAGTCGTCCGATGGCCGTATGATCTTTGCGAGGTCTGCCCGGGGGAATGCCTGGCTGTGGATGCAGGACGTCGTTTCGGCGGAAGTTCGGGAGCGCTGGCTTCTACGCAATATCGGTTTTACAAGCTGCGGAACGATTGCGGAATTGGCGTTCTCCGGCGGTGAATAACGAGAAGAATTGTAAAGAATGCCAACGCTGTCTTGCTTGTCTGCCGCATTCGTGGAACATCCGGGCATGAAGGATGTATGGAAAGACCCGAGGCCGTGTCTAGGCTGCGGACCATGGGCGCGGCGCCGGATAAACCTGGAGGAGACGATACGCCTCCAATAATGTTATTCTATAAAAGTGTTCAGAAAATGTCGGGCCCGATTGGACAGCACATGATCTTTGAGCCATACGATACCGACATCGGATTGGAAATCGGCGCTCGGTATGGTCAGCGTCCGGATGTTGGGGATGGCGAAGGAGGACATGACTGATGCCGGCAAAATCGTGGCCCCGATTCCTTCGGCGACCAGTGCCACGATGATCGCGACGCTGGAGCATTCGCATATGACACGCGGCGGATGGCCGCTGCGGTTGAACTCCTGGATGACCCGCTCATGCATGCCTTTGGTCTGGTCGGTCTTTAGCGACAGGAATGGATGCTCGGCCAGCTCGCGCATCGAGATTTGCCCTGGCGTCGGCCCGCTTTCCCAGCTGCCGGGGAGGACGGCGACGAACGGGTCGGAGGGCAGGGGGAGCACGGCGTAACGTTCCGGCCCGAAGCGCGATTCGAACGGGAGGCGGGTGACCGCAAGCTCGATATGGCGCTGGTCCAGCTGGTCGGCCAGAAGGGAATGGTCGCCTTCCCGGATTTTGAAGGTGACTTCGGGGTATTTTTGGCGGAAGGAGTGGATGCGCTGCGGCAGCAGCGAGATGCAGGAGACGACCGCACCGATGGACAGCATGCCGCGGATGCCGGCATGAAGTTCCTTTACCTCCGTCAGCGTCTCATTGAACTGATTCAGCAGCGAGTCGGCTCGCTGCTGCAGGAGCTCGCCGGCATGGGTCAGTCGAAGCTGCTTGCCGCTTCGCTCGAACAGCGTGACGCCAAGCTCCTCCTCCATCAGCTTCAGCTGCCGGCTTAAGGGCGGCTGCTCCATATTCAGCTGTTTAGCAGCGCGGGTGATCTGGCCCTCCCGGGCAATCGTCAGGAAATAGCGGAGCTGGCGAATATCCATGGATTCAGGTTGCCCCCTCTCTATACTTAAAAGGTATGATATCCCTATAAATCAGATACTTTTAATATAGGGTATCGATTGATATGATTCAACTAATAACGCTTGCAGATAAGGAGATGTATAAACAATGACTTACACGATACCCGTTGAATTGACGTCGTCCCCAAAACCGAAGCCGGCCCATCACAACCAGGCTTTCGGCACGGTCTTTACCGACCATATGTTTATATTGGATTACGATGCGGAACAAGGGTGGCATGATCCGCGGATCGTTCCGTATCAGCCGATTCAGCTGGATCCTGCGGCTAAGGTGTTCCATTACGGGCAGACGGTATTTGAAGGCTTGAAGGCTTATCTGACCGAGGATCGCCGGATTCTGATGTTCCGTCCTAACAAAAATATCGAGCGTCTCAACTTGTCCAACCGCCGACTCAGCATTCCGGATCTGGACGAGGAGCTGGTGCTGGAGGCGCTGAAGCAGATCGTTCTCGTCGATCGGGACTGGATTCCTTCCGAGCCGGGCACTTCGCTGTATATCCGGCCGTTCGTTATCGCGACCGAGCCGGTGCTGGGCGTGGCTCCATCTCTGCAATACAAATTCATGATCATTCTGTCGGTGGTCGGCTCGTACTATGCGGAGGGCATCAATCCGGTCGGCATTTATGTAGAGCCGAAATACGTTCGTGCCGTTGTGGGAGGCGTAGGCAATGCCAAGACCGCAGGCAACTATGCGGCAGGCTTGAAAGCGCAGGATGAAGCTACCGCGAAGGGGTATTCCCAAGTGCTTTGGCTGGACGGCGTGCATCGGAAGTACATCGAGGAAGTCGGCAGCATGAACGTATTCTTCAAGCTGGGCGATACGGTCGTTACGCCGGCGCTGAACGGCAGCATCCTGGACGGAGTGACCCGGAGCTCGGTCATCCAGCTGCTCCAGCATTGGGGCATTCCTGTAGAGGAGCGGGCCATTTCCATCGATGAAATCATTGAGGCGCACCGCAGCGGAACGCTGGTTGAGGCGTTTGGCACCGGCACGGCCGCGGTGATCTCACCGATCGGGTCTTTGGAATGGCAGGATGAGAAGCTGGTGATCGGTCAAGGCGTAACCGGGGAGCTGTCGAGCCGGGTTTATGACGCGATTACCGGCATTCAGCGCGGTATTCTGGAAGATCCGTTCGGTTGGGTGATCGAGCTGCCGCTGGCGGATGCGGCGAAGCATTCCTAAAACAGGAACGGCATTTTTATACAGCAGCCTAAGGACTGCAGCTATATGGCCTACGGATGATATTGGCCTGGCTGCAGTCCTTTTTAGTTATCCTCCAATAGGGGTATGAGTGGGCCAGTCCCTATGCGGAACCGATGGGTTCAGGCTGATTGTTTTGTTATCGGATTGAAGAGACGGAGCCCTGCGCCGGATGCTCCAGCAGCGCACGCAGCCACCGGTCGTAGACGTACCATGCCAGCCTGTTATCGAGCAGGGATTTGAGAGTGTACAGTCCTTCTTCTACGGAAGCGGCGCGCTCGCAGAGATGAAGTCTTACCGCAGCGTTAAGGAGGACTTGGTTCGTGAACGCGATGTGCCCCTTCCCCTGCAAAACCTCCTCGGTTACCCGCAGCTGCTCTTCCGCGGTCCATTCGATTTCCGGAAGCTGAGCCTCAAGGCCGAACAGCTCGGGGTCGATCAGATGAAGCTCGGAATGCCCTTGATGCACCAGCTGCACGCGGGTTGCCCGATGGATGTGCAGATCCTCCGAGCCTTCTGCGCCTTGCACGATCAATGCCTTGCGGTAACGGAGATTTTGGAGCAGCTGTGCCATCCGGTCGAAGACGGTGTTGTGAAAGACACCATACACGAGGTAGGGCGAGTGCGAGAAGTCGATCAGCTTCTCGGCGGTGTTGAGGATCGTGCGCATGCCGATCTCCTCGCGGATCGGGCGGATAGAGCGCAGGGGAGGACACCACTGCTCGGCATCCACGAACAGCACGCCTGTGAGCTCGGCGGCTAGTATGGATTGCTCGCGCGAAATGCTTGCGGGATCAGCCCCTTTGCATAGCAATAGGTCGTTTACCGTAACCCCCCATTTCGGGGGCAGTGAGGCGCTGCCGTGCAGCGTAACCGGCAGCCCGGCGGCTGCGAGCAGAAAGGCGGTCGGAAACGAGGCGTAGAAGGATGTTTTTCTGCCGTCATAAGGTCCTGCGCAATCG from Paenibacillus ihbetae includes:
- a CDS encoding metallophosphoesterase family protein, translated to MKSILRFKEDQTFKIVQFTDIHWRNGDAQDLASRQCMETVLDLEQPDLVVFTGDIIYTGETEDSSASCLDPVQAFKDAVFAVASRGIRWAFVFGNHDTEGDITREELLKAARDIPGCCAEPGPPEISGVGNYTLPIYGKRGDTAEAVLYFFDSGEMSKHPAVEGYDWIRRDQIRWYEMASAAYGVKRGGESMPALAFFHIPLPEYKDVWERRTCYGNKFEAVCCPQLNTGLFAAMLERGDVMGTFAGHDHINDYWGELFGIRLCYGRATGYGTYGREGMLRGARVIRLHEGQRQFDTWITLSDGSQIREQEKHEPETPL
- the rlmN gene encoding 23S rRNA (adenine(2503)-C(2))-methyltransferase RlmN, whose protein sequence is MNKPSIYGLTLDQLVDWLGQRGHKKSRATRVWEWLYRSRVTAFSEMTDVHPSCLELLEERFAIVTLEEHTKQESMDGTVKFLFRLADGNLIETVLMRHKFGLSVCVTTQVGCNIGCSFCASGLLKKSRDLTAAEIVEQVMQVQLHLDRRDQDERVSHLVVMGIGEPFDNYDNMANFIRVIKDHKGLAIGPRHITVSTSGLAGKIIEFADSDLNTNLAISLHAPNNELRTRIMKINKAIPIEKLMEAIDYYLEKTKRRITLEYILLKDVNDQREHALELAELVGERRSLANVNLIPYNPVDEHSQYQRSSKETITAFYDTLKKQGISVSVRLEHGTDIDAACGQLRSKQIKKAH
- a CDS encoding DUF3052 domain-containing protein; the protein is MLETHPVVKKLQYKDLGQPVLILNAPEAYQEVVRSLQGEVYTEPVQAPYDFVQAFGASNEQLRELAKIAASAVTDNGLLWLCYPKKTSKTYKNSDCSRDSIAGILADEGYEPVRQIAIDEDWSALRYRKVEQIKTMTRSFATTAKGKERTGQGEKE
- a CDS encoding DUF6509 family protein, whose protein sequence is MLTIKEYSVELIQDPFGILAGQRYEFVCDLDVPEEDELYSEQGVYLRVIFLKDGENSRIVKYDFYERTTDRYLDFDMEPEEEEELAAFCKEHAQVEV
- the cynS gene encoding cyanase, which codes for MERAEVTGRIMEAKRKLGLKWIDIASVIDRSEAWTATALLGQGTLTNEESAKVGDLLGLDPEAVAALTVIPYRGTTVPMPPTDPLIYRFYEILLVYGPAIKDLIHEKFGDGIMSAIDYEMDIQRVEDPKGDRVVVTLNGKFLPYKKW
- a CDS encoding formate/nitrite transporter family protein, encoding MSYVKPDQVVEAMIQAGTTKSQLTVAQMLLRGLLGGALLGCATTLAFTATAQTGIGMAGALLFPAGFVIIVLLGLELVTGNFALIPLAVMERKTTVSRMLASWAWVFVGHLIGSACYGLLYYAAVTQFGHVQEGGVIDLIRSAAEAKTVGYASLGWAGMGTVFIKAVLCNWMVCLGAVMANVSQTTGGKIAAMWLPIVIFFGQGFEHAVVNLFVIPTGMLMGAGVKLGDWWLWNQIPVTLGNIAGGFLFTGLALYLTQKKPVVPPVVELNSSHKAS
- a CDS encoding macrolide 2'-phosphotransferase, translating into MTTAHSQDYSEVIREMVTIAGEHGVQLSPDGIEMNESGMDFLVGIAQDAEGVSWVLRKPRREDVLERADNEARVLKLIQPRLPVAVPDWRIYTPELIAYPLLSGQPAASVGGEGYAWNMDPVQPGERFIASLAGALAALHGIDHEDARVAGLRVKSPQEAREEMARNMEEVRSRLGVSAALWERWQKWIGDDSYWPGHSSLIHGDLHPPHILIGSQVQVTGLLDWTEAEVTNPGKDFILYYAVHGEENLKLLLERYEQAGGKVWPRMYDHIVEQYAAYPVAVGQFALLTEQEEVLAMARNMLGLT
- a CDS encoding GNAT family N-acetyltransferase — its product is MNIEVRLCPKEQSFILHNLYPLYLHDIAEIWGIHPNRYGVFEKGDVPTLSEQSKLLDVWWEQPSVLFPYLITVDDVAAGFALVSTPPQVPSANIQYYLSDFFVLRTYRRQGVARRAAELVFDQFQGAWELQTNPTERNMSTQIFWRKTLNTYTGGKYSELDGVHPEKGEMLVFRFTNK
- a CDS encoding LysR family transcriptional regulator — protein: MDIRQLRYFLTIAREGQITRAAKQLNMEQPPLSRQLKLMEEELGVTLFERSGKQLRLTHAGELLQQRADSLLNQFNETLTEVKELHAGIRGMLSIGAVVSCISLLPQRIHSFRQKYPEVTFKIREGDHSLLADQLDQRHIELAVTRLPFESRFGPERYAVLPLPSDPFVAVLPGSWESGPTPGQISMRELAEHPFLSLKTDQTKGMHERVIQEFNRSGHPPRVICECSSVAIIVALVAEGIGATILPASVMSSFAIPNIRTLTIPSADFQSDVGIVWLKDHVLSNRARHFLNTFIE
- a CDS encoding branched-chain amino acid aminotransferase, with protein sequence MTYTIPVELTSSPKPKPAHHNQAFGTVFTDHMFILDYDAEQGWHDPRIVPYQPIQLDPAAKVFHYGQTVFEGLKAYLTEDRRILMFRPNKNIERLNLSNRRLSIPDLDEELVLEALKQIVLVDRDWIPSEPGTSLYIRPFVIATEPVLGVAPSLQYKFMIILSVVGSYYAEGINPVGIYVEPKYVRAVVGGVGNAKTAGNYAAGLKAQDEATAKGYSQVLWLDGVHRKYIEEVGSMNVFFKLGDTVVTPALNGSILDGVTRSSVIQLLQHWGIPVEERAISIDEIIEAHRSGTLVEAFGTGTAAVISPIGSLEWQDEKLVIGQGVTGELSSRVYDAITGIQRGILEDPFGWVIELPLADAAKHS
- a CDS encoding anthranilate phosphoribosyltransferase, with the translated sequence MTMIKLLKEVGRGKRGSRDLNYNEAVSAAEWILEDKATPAQIGAFFMAERMKMESVEELEAFIKTLRDRSFRKAVHAGLDCAGPYDGRKTSFYASFPTAFLLAAAGLPVTLHGSASLPPKWGVTVNDLLLCKGADPASISREQSILAAELTGVLFVDAEQWCPPLRSIRPIREEIGMRTILNTAEKLIDFSHSPYLVYGVFHNTVFDRMAQLLQNLRYRKALIVQGAEGSEDLHIHRATRVQLVHQGHSELHLIDPELFGLEAQLPEIEWTAEEQLRVTEEVLQGKGHIAFTNQVLLNAAVRLHLCERAASVEEGLYTLKSLLDNRLAWYVYDRWLRALLEHPAQGSVSSIR